A genomic stretch from Spiroplasma endosymbiont of Clivina fossor includes:
- a CDS encoding transposase family protein: MKFKKNNQISDKNFLRLTGIKHTTFNKMLEILKIEELKKRFRRGRTNKLSLENRILMTLEYWREYRTYFHIAKSYDISESSCYRNIKWIEDTLIKHPNFQQLTGQKSLLKDYFKDKTVIIDVTESQIQRPKKDKNSTTQEKRKNTQ; encoded by the coding sequence ATGAAATTTAAAAAAAATAATCAAATAAGTGATAAAAATTTTTTAAGATTAACTGGTATTAAACATACTACTTTTAATAAAATGCTAGAAATTTTAAAAATAGAAGAATTAAAAAAGAGATTTCGTCGCGGAAGAACCAATAAATTATCATTAGAAAATCGTATTTTAATGACTTTAGAATATTGAAGAGAATATAGAACTTATTTTCATATTGCAAAAAGTTATGATATTAGTGAAAGTAGTTGTTATAGAAATATCAAATGAATTGAAGACACTTTAATAAAACACCCTAATTTTCAACAACTTACTGGTCAAAAATCACTATTAAAAGATTATTTCAAAGATAAGACTGTTATAATTGATGTAACTGAAAGCCAAATCCAACGCCCAAAAAAAGACAAAAACAGCACTACTCAGGAAAAAAGAAAAAACACACAATAA
- a CDS encoding transposase family protein gives MKTQVIIEKDSKKIISSDFSYGKNHDFKILKDSKIKFLPETTVLVDLGYQGIQKINHNVLIPKRKSKKNPLNKEEKQNNERISKMRIVIENVFAILKKFKIISEKYRNRRKRFALRFNLIASIYNLQLLV, from the coding sequence ATAAAAACACAAGTTATAATTGAAAAAGATAGTAAAAAAATTATTAGTTCTGATTTTTCTTATGGTAAAAACCATGACTTTAAAATTTTAAAAGATTCAAAAATTAAATTTTTACCAGAAACAACTGTTTTAGTGGATTTAGGTTATCAAGGCATACAAAAAATTAATCATAATGTTTTAATTCCTAAAAGAAAATCAAAGAAAAACCCTTTAAATAAAGAAGAAAAGCAAAATAATGAGCGAATTTCAAAAATGAGAATTGTTATTGAAAATGTTTTTGCTATACTTAAAAAATTTAAAATTATTAGTGAAAAATATCGAAATCGTAGAAAAAGATTTGCTTTAAGATTTAATTTAATAGCTTCAATTTATAATTTACAACTATTAGTTTAA
- a CDS encoding transposase family protein — MSRVFDKIKKNNPLNPDKKEYNSFLSKVRIVIEHVFARLKRFKILVYRYRNKIRRFGLRFNLISGIYNFELS; from the coding sequence ATATCAAGAGTTTTCGACAAAATTAAAAAAAATAATCCTTTAAATCCAGATAAAAAGGAATATAATAGCTTTTTAAGTAAAGTTAGAATTGTCATTGAACATGTTTTTGCTAGATTAAAAAGATTTAAAATACTAGTTTATCGTTATCGCAATAAGATTAGAAGATTTGGATTACGATTTAACTTAATTTCAGGAATATATAATTTTGAATTAAGCTAG
- a CDS encoding IS1/IS1595 family N-terminal zinc-binding domain-containing protein, with protein MEKIIQELVNTLTDDQFLEFYEKVKQQAELIKKQKRLNEIDQKFRAQGIKCPKCESYHCVKNGHNSEGKQKYLCKNCRASFDAFRNHFIYWSHLNYEQWNLLIQISLLGQSSKTISRFIKTTLKTAWYNRQKLMKSKQLENTQLKFKKLSGKIQIDETFIKEIHKGNFKYKTDPRRIHLDPFATNTKCCIQMAIDNNNNIYVKSTNTKRLQKQWVIENMNKELINENSIITSDMQKLYFLVAKQTNSTLCVTKTTINPEASYRNLNKISKLQSSLKEALIH; from the coding sequence ATGGAAAAAATAATTCAAGAACTAGTAAATACTTTAACAGATGATCAATTTTTAGAATTTTATGAAAAAGTCAAACAACAAGCAGAATTAATAAAAAAACAAAAACGTTTAAATGAAATTGATCAAAAATTTAGAGCGCAAGGTATTAAATGCCCTAAATGTGAATCTTACCATTGCGTTAAAAATGGACATAATTCAGAAGGAAAACAAAAATATTTATGTAAAAATTGCCGTGCAAGTTTTGACGCTTTTCGTAATCATTTTATTTATTGAAGTCATTTAAATTATGAACAATGAAATTTATTGATTCAAATTTCATTGCTGGGGCAATCTAGTAAAACAATTTCTCGTTTTATTAAAACTACATTAAAAACTGCTTGATATAATCGTCAAAAATTAATGAAATCAAAACAATTAGAAAATACCCAATTAAAATTTAAAAAATTATCTGGTAAAATCCAAATCGATGAAACATTTATTAAAGAAATCCATAAAGGAAATTTCAAATATAAAACTGATCCACGAAGAATTCACCTTGACCCATTCGCAACTAATACTAAATGCTGTATTCAAATGGCAATTGATAATAATAACAATATTTATGTTAAATCCACAAACACCAAACGTTTACAAAAACAATGAGTTATTGAAAATATGAACAAAGAATTAATTAACGAAAATTCAATTATTACTTCTGATATGCAAAAATTATATTTTTTAGTAGCAAAACAAACAAATTCTACTTTATGTGTAACTAAAACAACAATTAATCCTGAAGCTAGTTATCGTAACTTAAATAAAATCAGTAAATTACAATCTAGTCTTAAAGAAGCCTTAATTCATTAG
- a CDS encoding helix-turn-helix domain-containing protein has product MKFKKNNQISDKNFLKLTGIKHTTFNKMLEILKIEELKKRFRRGRTNKLSLENRILMTLEYWREYRTYFHIAKSYDISESSCYRNIKWIEDTLIKHPNFQQLTGQKSLLKDYFKDKTVIIDVTESQIQRPKKDKNSTTQEKRKNTQ; this is encoded by the coding sequence ATGAAATTTAAAAAAAATAATCAAATAAGTGATAAAAATTTTTTAAAATTAACTGGTATTAAACATACTACTTTTAATAAAATGCTAGAAATTTTAAAAATAGAAGAATTAAAAAAGAGATTTCGTCGCGGAAGAACCAATAAATTATCATTAGAAAATCGTATTTTAATGACTTTAGAATATTGAAGAGAATATAGAACTTATTTTCATATTGCAAAAAGTTATGATATTAGTGAAAGTAGTTGTTATAGAAATATCAAATGAATTGAAGACACTTTAATAAAACACCCTAATTTTCAACAACTTACTGGTCAAAAATCACTATTAAAAGATTATTTCAAAGATAAGACTGTTATAATTGATGTAACTGAAAGCCAAATCCAACGCCCAAAAAAAGACAAAAACAGCACTACTCAGGAAAAAAGAAAAAACACACAATAA
- a CDS encoding transposase family protein produces MLFSGKKRQHSLKSQIIIDLFNNKIISVDFCYGSTHDYKLFLKSNTLINPKLELIADSGYQGLQNVHKNTLLPIKKSKNNF; encoded by the coding sequence TTATTATTTTCTGGTAAGAAAAGGCAACATTCATTAAAATCGCAAATAATTATTGATTTATTTAACAATAAAATTATTTCAGTAGATTTTTGTTATGGCAGTACTCATGATTATAAGTTATTTTTAAAATCAAATACACTTATAAATCCAAAATTAGAATTAATTGCCGATTCAGGATATCAAGGTTTGCAAAATGTTCATAAAAATACATTATTGCCAATTAAAAAGAGTAAAAATAATTTTTAA
- a CDS encoding transposase family protein, translating to MTLEYWKEYSTYRIIAKKYNISHVSCIRNIFWVENTLIKNSHFHIPGKKILLENKGTTNNLLAIDATKIPIERIKKN from the coding sequence ATGACTTTAGAATACTGAAAAGAATATAGTACATATCGTATTATTGCAAAAAAATATAATATTAGTCATGTTAGTTGTATTCGTAATATCTTTTGAGTTGAAAATACTCTAATAAAAAATAGTCACTTTCATATACCTGGCAAAAAGATATTATTAGAAAATAAGGGTACTACTAATAATTTATTAGCAATTGATGCTACAAAAATTCCAATTGAAAGAATTAAAAAAAACTAA
- the rpmB gene encoding 50S ribosomal protein L28, with product MSRKCEVTGKSVLSGNKRSHAMNASRRKWNVNLQTVKVEIDGQVKKVKMSTRALRTLKRKGI from the coding sequence ATGTCAAGAAAATGTGAAGTAACTGGTAAAAGTGTTCTGTCTGGTAATAAGCGTTCTCATGCCATGAATGCATCAAGAAGAAAATGAAATGTTAATTTACAAACTGTAAAAGTGGAAATTGATGGCCAAGTAAAAAAAGTTAAAATGTCAACTCGTGCTTTAAGAACATTAAAACGCAAAGGAATTTAA